The Pyrus communis chromosome 2, drPyrComm1.1, whole genome shotgun sequence genome includes a window with the following:
- the LOC137724633 gene encoding transcription factor bHLH52-like produces the protein MAMSTATFCPIDDWGSLQLLNPPEMNMLSLPTQQKLQAASSGIFDLQDYYYSLANSTNPEYTCIDPFFQPYESSSENFLLPDFCSPTDNINLALLSPETCPTLDEYDFSYQPYPKCQKLFHDQQVQYCNSNFVVAATPNYFNAYDPFLQSEILVPTQTHEVQIQNQPEAAKLDNKVVSGTGTVSPQSIAARERRRKIIEKTQELGRLIPGATKMNTAEMLQAAYKYVKFLRAQVSVLKLMTDSPIQQERKEERLYINQERLQVAASPIIQEKLYSEEKCLVLKEFVEVLAKDDDIQSKPLLKDKVAQLLQTNG, from the exons ATGGCTATGAGTACTGCTACTTTTTGCCCTATTGATGATTGGGGGTCTCTTCAGCTTCTCAACCCACCAGAAATGAATATGCTTAGCTTACCAACACAACAAAAGCTGCAGGCAGCTTCTTCGGGCATCTTTGATCTGCAGGACTACTACTATAGCTTAGCTAACAGTACTAATCCAGAATACACCTGCATCGATCCATTCTTCCAACCCTACGAATCCTCCTCTGAAAACTTTCTCCTCCCTGATTTTTGTTCTCCAACAGATAACATCAATTTGGCCTTGCTGTCGCCGGAAACCTGTCCAACCCTAGATGAATATGACTTCTCCTACCAGCCCTACCCAAAATGCCAGAAGCTCTTCCATGATCAACAAGTCCAATATTGCAATTCAAACTTCGTGGTTGCTGCCACTCCCAATTATTTCAATGCATATGATCCGTTCCTCCAGTCTGAAATTTTGGTTCCAACTCAAACCCATGAAGTCCAAATTCAGAATCAGCCTGAGGCCGCCAAGCTTGATAATAAGGTCGTCAGTGGTACTGGTACCGTGTCACCACAGAGCATAGCTGCACgcgagaggaggaggaagataaTTGAGAAGACTCAGGAGCTTGGGAGGCTGATTCCTGGTGCCACCAAGATGAACACTGCTGAAATGTTGCAAGCTGCTTATAAGTATGTCAAGTTCTTGCGGGCACAAGTTTCTGTTCTCAAACTCATGACAGACTCTCCAATTCAGCAG GAAAGGAAGGAAGAGCGGTTGTATATAAATCAAGAGCGTCTCCAGGTTGCTGCATCCCCAATTATTCAAGAGAAGCTCTACTCTGAAGAGAAGTGCTTGGTTTTGAAGGAGTTTGTTGAAGTGCTGGCAAAAGATGATGACATCCAATCCAAACCCTTGCTCAAAGACAAAGTTGCTCAGTTGCTGCAAACCAACGGCTGA